The following coding sequences are from one Saccopteryx bilineata isolate mSacBil1 chromosome 3, mSacBil1_pri_phased_curated, whole genome shotgun sequence window:
- the FAM151A gene encoding protein FAM151A translates to MACKVCSNKWAIASVASVVLVFILGLVLCFTLLEVTQPGCEQDVACRPDADMLDYLLSLGQISQRDGLLVTWYHAANSQEEMKAALNSNIMVLEADVTVEGLNTANETGVPIMAHPPAIYSDNTLQQWLEAVLASSQKGIKLDFKSLKAVAPSLDLLRRMTEDGKVRRPVWINADILRGPNVPISIEVNATQFLALVQEKYPEATLSPGWTTLYVPLFPNSTYTRAMVEKMQGLVGALPQRVTFPVRAVMVRAGWPHFSWLLGQSDRYSLTLWQGAWDPVSVDDLLYIRDNCATHQIYYDLFEPVLSQFKQLAMNATRKWSYYTGGSLIPLLQLPGGDGLRVQWQVPGIQGNGTTATVQLPDQEGMILLNVGLQEPAAGDAVPIVRAPANPTLTLETCLLQLATHRGRWGVHLHIAEPTALRPSLAVLARLSSLGQLSRPVWVGATVSHGHFAVPGHVAGTELLSAVAEVFPHVTVAPGWPEEVLGSGYREQLLTDMLELCQGLWQPVSFQLQAGPLGQSMAGVVARLLAASPRATVTVEHRPVEGSYASVRTALLAARAVDRARVYYRLPQSSREDLLADVGRN, encoded by the exons ATGGCCTGCAAGGTGTGCTCAAACAAGTGGGCTATTGCCAGTGTTGCCAGTGTGGTCCTGGTGTTCATCCTTGGATTGGTCCTGTGCTTCACACTGCTGGAGGTCACGCAGCCAG GCTGTGAGCAGGATGTGGCTTGCCGCCCGGATGCAGACATGCTGGACTACTTGCTGAGCCTGGGTCAGATCAGCCAACGAGATGGCCTACTGGTCACCTGGTACCATGCTGCCAACAGCCAGGAGGAGATGAAGGCTGCCCTGAACA GCAACATCATGGTTTTGGAGGCAGACGTCACAGTAGAAGGGCTCAACACAGCCAATGAGACAGGGGTCCCCATTATGGCACACCCCCCGGCCATCTACAGCGACAACACCCTGCAGCAGTGGCTGGAGGCTGTGCTGGCCTCTTCCCAGAAGG GTATCAAACTGGACTTCAAGAGTCTGAAGGCCGTGGCCCCTTCCCTGGACCTTCTGCGGAGGATGACAGAGGATGGGAAAGTCCGGAGGCCTGTGTGGATCAACGCGGACATCCTGAGGGGCCCTAATGTGCCCATCTCCATCGAAGTCAATGCAACACA GTTCCTGGCCTTGGTCCAGGAGAAGTATCCTGAGGCCACCCTATCTCCAGGCTGGACCACTCTCTATGTGCCCCTGTTCCCGAACAGCACATACACCCGAGCCATGGTGGAGAAGATGCAGGGGCTTGTAGGAGCGCTGCCGCAGAGGGTCACCTTCCCTGTGCGGGCGGTCATGGTGCGGGCTGGCTGGCCCCACTTCAGCTGGCTGCTGGGCCAATCTGACAG GTACAGCCTGACGCTGTGGCAAGGCGCCTGGGACCCTGTGTCAGTGGATGACCTCCTCTACATCCGGGACAACTGTGCCACCCACCAAATCTACTACGACCTCTTCGAGCCTGTCCTGTCGCAATTCAAGCAGCTTGCCA TGAATGCCACACGGAAGTGGAGCTACTACACAGGGGGCAGCCTGATCCCTCTTCTCCAGCTTCCCGGGGGTGACGGTCTGAGGGTGCAGTGGCAGGTTCCTGGCATCCAGGGCAATGGAACCACAGCAACAGTTCAACTCCCAG ACCAGGAAGGCATGATCCTGCTGAATGTCGGCCTCCAGGAGCCTGCAGCTGGGGACGCTGTGCCCATCGTACGTGCCCCAGCTAACCCCACCCTGACGCTGGAGACGTGCCTGCTGCAGCTTGCCACACACCGTGGACGCTGGGGAGTCCATCTGCACATAGCAGAGCCCACAGCCCTTCGGCCATCCCTGGCCGTGCTGGCCCGCCTCTCCAGCCTCGGTCAGCTTTCTCGGCCCGTGTGGGTGGGGGCCACAGTTTCCCATGGGCATTTTGCAGTGCCTGGCCATGTGGCCGGCACGGAGCTGCTGTCAGCTGTGGCCGAGGTTTTCCCCCACGTGACAGTGGCACCAGGCTGGCCCGAGGAGGTACTAGGCAGTGGCTACAGGGAACAGCTGCTCACAGATATGCTGGAGCTGTGCCAGGGCCTCTGGCAGCCTGTGTCCTTCCAGCTGCAGGCTGGGCCACTGGGCCAGAGTATGGCTGGAGTAGTGGCGAGGTTACTGGCAGCCTCCCCCCGGGCCACTGTCACAGTGGAGCACCGCCCCGTGGAGGGCAGCTATGCATCTGTGCGGACAGCGCTGCTGGCAGCCAGGGCCGTGGACAGGGCCCGGGTCTACTACAGGCTGCCCCAGAGTTCCCGCGAAGATTTGCTGGCAGATGTTGGCAGAAACTGA
- the ACOT11 gene encoding acyl-coenzyme A thioesterase 11, with protein MSDSEGYRNPTEVQMSQLVLPCHTNQRGELSVGQLLKWIDTTACLSAERHAGCPCVTASMDDIYFEHTISVGQVVNIKAKVNRAFNSSMEVGIQVASEDLCSEKHWSVCKALATFVAQRDVSKVKLKQITPQTEEEKTEHGVAAERRRMRLVYADTIKDLLANCAIQDDLESRDCSHMVPAEKTRVESVELVLPPHANHQGNTFGGQIMAWMENVATIAASRLCHGHPTLKAIEMFQFRGPSQVGDRLVLKAIVNNAFKHSMEVGVSVEAYRQEAEAHRRHINSAFMTFVVLDTNDQPQLLPWIQPQPGDGERRYREASARRKIRLDRKYIVSYKQAELALSVSWDPSNQVYLSYNNVSCLKMLVAKDNWVLSSEVNQVRLYTLEDDKYLSFHLEMLVHVDAAHAFLLLSDLRRRPEWDKHYRSVELVQQVDEDDAIYHVISPPLSGDPKPQDFVILASRRKPCDNGDPYVVALRSVMLPTHPETPEYRRGETLCSGFCFWRQGDQMTKVSYYNQATSSFLNYVTTNVAGLSSEFYNTFKACEQFLLSNRNDLAPSLQTL; from the exons CGGAGAGGCATGCTGGCTGCCCCTGTGTCACGGCCTCCATGGATGATATCTATTTTGAGCACACCATTAG TGTCGGACAAGTAGTGAATATCAAGGCCAAGGTGAACCGGGCCTTCAATTCCAGCATGGAG GTGGGCATCCAGGTGGCCTCTGAGGACCTGTGCTCTGAGAAGCATTGGAGTGTGTGCAAGGCATTGGCCACCTTTGTGGCCCAGCGTGATGTCTCCAAG GTGAAGCTGAAGCAGATCACACCGcagacagaggaggagaagaCTGAGCACGGTGTGGCAGCCGAGCGCCGGCGCATGCGGCTGGTCTACGCCGACACCATCAAGGACCTCCTGGCCAACTGCGCCATTCAGGACG ACCTGGAGAGCAGAGACTGCAGCCACATGGTGCCAGCCGAGAAGACCCGCGTGGAGAGCGTGGAGCTGGTCCTGCCCCCCCACGCCAATCACCAGGGCAATACCTTCGGGGGCCAGATCATGGCCTGGATGGAGAATGTGGCCACCATTGCAGCCAG CCGGCTGTGTCATGGCCACCCTACGCTGAAAGCCATTGAGATGTTTCAGTTCCGGGGACCATCCCAGGTTGGGGACCGCCTGGTGCTCAAGGCCATTGTGAACAACGCCTTCAAACATAG CATGGAGGTGGGCGTGAGCGTGGAGGCCTACCGCCAGGAGGCAGAGGCCCATCGGCGGCACATCAACAGCGCCTTCATGACCTTCGTGGTCCTGGACACAAATGACCAGCCCCAGTTGCTGCCCTGGATTCAGCCCCAGCCTGGG GATGGTGAACGGCGGTACCGAGAGGCCAGTGCCAGGAGGAAGATCCGCCTGGACAG GAAGTACATTGTGTCCTATAAGCAGGCGGAGCTCGCCCTTTCTGTCTCCTGGGATCCTAGCAACCAG gtgTACCTGAGCTACAACAACGTCTCCTGCCTGAAGATGCTGGTGGCCAAGGACAACTGGGTGCTGTCCTCAGAGGTCAACCAG GTCCGCCTGTACACACTGGAGGATGACAAGTACCTTTCCTTCCACCTGGAGATGTTGGTACATGTGGATGCAGCCCACGCCTTCCTGCTGCTCTCAGACCTGCGTCGGAGGCCCGAGTGGGACAAGCATTACCG GAGCGTGGAACTAGTGCAGCAGGTGGATGAGGACGATGCCATCTACCATGTCATCAGCCCTCCCCTCAGTGGTGACCCCAAACCCCAGGACTTTGTGATCCTGGCCTCCCGGCGGAAGCCTTGTGACAACGG GGACCCCTATGTCGTTGCACTGAGGTCAGTTATGTTGCCCACGCACCCTGAGACACCAGAGTATAGACGTGGGGAGACCCTCTGCTCAGGCTTCTGCTTCTGGCGCCAGGGGGACCAGATGACCAAG GTGTCCTACTACAACCAGGCCACCTCGAGCTTTCTCAACTACGTGACCACCAACGTGGCCGGCCTCTCCTCTGAGTTCTACAACACCTTCAAGGCCTGTGAGCAGTTCCTTCTGAGCAACCGAAACGACCTGGCCCCCAGCCTCCAGACCCTATAG